The following are encoded together in the Monodelphis domestica isolate mMonDom1 chromosome 5, mMonDom1.pri, whole genome shotgun sequence genome:
- the MRTFA gene encoding myocardin-related transcription factor A isoform X2 has translation MTLLEPEMLMTAVRSVLQLKLQQRRTREELVNQGIMPPLKSPAAFHEQRRSLERARTEDYLKRKIRSRPERSELVRMHILEETSAEPSLQAKQLKLKRARLADDLNEKIAQRPGPMELVEKNILPVESSLKEAIIVGQVNYPKVADNSSFDEDSSDALSPEQPASHESQGSAPSPLEGRGSEPLAASVSLSPPQVVSQLQVCPDSSEPAFLAEQLSPLPAPPLMPPSLPNGGAAPTAKPTPTLIKQSQPKGPGEKPPRSKKAKELKPKVKKLKYHQYIPPDQKQDKGAPPMDSSYAKILQQQQLFLQLQILNQQQQQHYNYQTILPAPPKPAGEPPGGSSPASLRTLPAAASGPPGPSQLVRQSSVSGKPGPLPANLDDMKVAELKQELKLRALPVSGTKTDLIERLRAYQEHAGGPPKPGAAPILAKAGEVVVAFPAARLSAGPALMAAGLAPAEVVVATVTSNGVVKFGSTGSTPPVSPTPSERSLLSTGDENSTGGGGAGDAFGEMVTSPLTQLTLQASPVHILVKEERPAAAARAEGRDKDQMLLEKDKQIQELTRMLRQKQQLVEMLRLQLEQEKRAQHAAAPRAQVKREGGPSGCRLAAPDGLAVTVKQEAAPDDEPRSCLLTDASGTHVVLAVTKRDAEDPAQDDAPGRSGAGQSPPQGPPSPGPSPLLPFLVPPGLQSFFPNGFHKSSLKAGAAAPSSLPQKPSSEPSSPAALHAPPMDLDRQPPPLFEAAPGPGPLPPLVKKEPPGYEEAVKQQPKPREENGSSSQQMDDLFDILIQSGEISADFKESPSPSGKDPSPALPCPSPATPQPPPELPPALGGSPGPGRLEDFLESSTGLPLLPGGPEGPEPLPLIDDLHSQMLSSSAILDHPPSPMDTSELHFAPEPGAGLGLGLDLAEGHLDGMDWLEFSGGPVLGLAGAGSAGPSLFSTDFLDGHDLHLHWDSCL, from the exons CTCTGAAAAGTCCGGCTGCGTTTCATGAACAGAGAAGGAGCTTGGAACGGGCCCGG ACGGAAGACTACTTGAAACGGAAGATCCGTTCCCGGCCGGAGAGATCCGAGCTGGTCAGGATGCACATTCTAGAAG AGACCTCGGCCGAACCTTCCCTTCAAGCCAAACAGCTGAAACTGAAGCGAGCCAGGCTGGCCGACGACCTCAACGAGAAGATCGCCCAGCGGCCGGGCCCCATGGAGCTGGTGGAGAAGAACATCCTTCCGGTGGAGTCAAGCCTGAAGGAGGCCATCATCG TGGGACAGGTCAATTATCCCAAAGTGGCCGACAACTCTTCTTTTGATGAGGACAGCAGTGATGCCCTGTCCCCTGAGCAGCCGGCCAGCCACGAGTCCCAGGGATCAGCACCATCCCCCCTGGAGGGCAGAGGCAGCGAGcccctggctgcctcagtttctttgtcccCGCCTCAG GTGGTGTCCCAGCTTCAGGTGTGCCCCGATTCCAGTGAACCTGCTTTCCTGGCAGAGCAACTGTCTCCTCTGCCGGCCCCACCTTTGATGCCACCCAGCCTCCCCAATGGAGGGGCTGCTCCCACTGCCAAGCCCACCCCGACACTCATTAAG CAAAGCCAGCCCAAGGGCCCGGGGGAGAAGCCCCCACGCAGCAAGAAGGCCAAGGAGCTGAAGCCCAAAGTGAAGAAGCTCAAGTACCACCAGTACATCCCCCCCGACCAGAAGCAGGACAAGGGGGCGCCCCCCATGGACTCCTCCTACGCCAAGAtcctgcagcagcagcagctcttCCTCCAGCTCCAGATCCTcaaccagcagcagcagcagcactaCAACTACCAGACCATCCTGCCCGCCCCCCCCAA GCCTGCGGGGGAGCCCCCGGGGGGCAGCAGCCCCGCCTCCCTGCGCACCCTCCCCGCGGCCGCCTCCGGCCCCCCCGGGCCCAGCCAGCTCGTGCGCCAGAGCTCCGTGAGCGGCAAGCCGGGCCCGCTGCCCGCCAACCTGGACGACATGAAG GTGGCCGAGCTGAAGCAGGAGCTGAAGCTGAGGGCGCTGCCCGTCTCGGGCACCAAGACGGACCTGATCGAGCGCCTGCGCGCCTACCAGGAGCACGCCGGGGGCCCCCCCAAGCCCGGGGCCGCCCCGATCCTGGCCAAGGCGGGGGAGGTGGTGGTGGCCTTCCCCGCCGCCCGGCTGAGCGCGGGGCCCGCCCTGATGGCGGCCGGCCTGGCCCCCGCCGAAGTGGTCGTGGCCACGGTGACCAGCAACGGGGTGGTGAAGTTCGGCAGCACCGGCTCGACGCCCCCCGTGTCCCCCACGCCGTCCGAGCGCTCCCTGCTCAGCACCGGCGACGAGAACTCGACGGGCGGCGGCGGCGCGGGCGACGCCTTCGGGGAGATGGTGACGTCGCCCCTGACGCAGCTCACGCTGCAGGCGTCCCCCGTGCACATCCTGGTGAAGGAGGAGAGGCCGGCGGCGGCGGCGCGGGCCGAGGGCCGCGACAAGGACCAGATGCTGCTGGAGAAGGACAAGCAGATCCAGGAGCTGACGCGCATGCTCAGGCAGAAGCAGCAGCTGGTGGAGATGCTGCGGCTGCAGCTGGAGCAGGAGAAGCGCGCCCAGCACGCCGCCGCCCCCCGGGCCCAGGTGAAGCGCGAGGGCGGCCCCTCCGGCTGCCGGCTGGCCGCCCCCGACGGCCTTGCCGTGACGGTGAAGCAGGAGGCGGCGCCCGACGACGAGCCCCGCAGCTGCCTCCTCACCGACGCCTCCGGGACCCACGTGGTCCTCGCCGTGACCAAGCGCGACGCCGAGGACCCGGCCCAGGACGACGCGCCCGGGAGGAGCGGCGCCGGCCAGAGCCCCCCCCAG GGTCCGCCCAGCCCGGGGCCGTCCCCGCTCCTGCCCTTCCTGGTGCCCCCCGGCCTGCAGTCCTTCTTCCCGAACGGCTTTCACAAGAGCAGCCTGAAAGCCGGTGCGGCCGCCCCCAGCAGCCTGCCCCAGAAG CCCTCCTCCGAGCCCAGCTCCCCGGCGGCCCTCCACGCGCCCCCCATGGACCTGGACCGCCAGCCCCCGCCCCTGTTTGAGGCGGCCCCCGGGCCCGGCCCGCTGCCCCCCCTGGTGAAGAAAGAGCCCCCCGGCTACGAGGAGGCCGTCAAGCAGCAGCCCAAGCCCCGGGAG gAGAACGGCTCCTCGAGCCAGCAGATGGACGACCTCTTCGACATCCTCATTCAGAGCGGAG AAATCTCGGCGGACTTCAAGGAGTCTCCGTCCCCCTCCGGGAAGGATCCCAGCCCGGCCCTGCCCTGCCCGTCCCCGGCGACCCCCCAGCCCCCTCCGGAGCTGCCCCCGGCCCTGGGCGGCAGCCCCGGCCCCGGGCGCCTCGAGGACTTCCTGGAGAGCAGCACGGGGCTGCCCCTGCTGCCGGGCGGCCCGGAGGGCCCCGAGCCGCTGCCCCTCATCGACGACCTGCACAGCCAGATGCTCAGCAGCTCGGCCATCCTGGACCACCCGCCCTCCCCCATGGACACGTCGGAATTGCACTTTGCGCCCGAGCCCGGCGCCggcctgggcctgggcctggaCCTGGCCGAGGGCCACCTGGACGGCATGGACTGGCTCGAGTTCTCGGGGGGGCCCGTCCTGGGCCTGGCCGGCGCCGGCAGCGCCGGGCCCAGCCTCTTCTCCACGGACTTCTTGGACGGCCACGACCTGCACCTG
- the MRTFA gene encoding myocardin-related transcription factor A isoform X5 has product MLEEKTEVRPCAAGLLPLSGVGQDVDAAGCQDPYHSVREVLQLKLQQRRTREELVNQGIMPPLKSPAAFHEQRRSLERARTEDYLKRKIRSRPERSELVRMHILEETSAEPSLQAKQLKLKRARLADDLNEKIAQRPGPMELVEKNILPVESSLKEAIIVGQVNYPKVADNSSFDEDSSDALSPEQPASHESQGSAPSPLEGRGSEPLAASVSLSPPQVVSQLQVCPDSSEPAFLAEQLSPLPAPPLMPPSLPNGGAAPTAKPTPTLIKQSQPKGPGEKPPRSKKAKELKPKVKKLKYHQYIPPDQKQDKGAPPMDSSYAKILQQQQLFLQLQILNQQQQQHYNYQTILPAPPKPAGEPPGGSSPASLRTLPAAASGPPGPSQLVRQSSVSGKPGPLPANLDDMKVAELKQELKLRALPVSGTKTDLIERLRAYQEHAGGPPKPGAAPILAKAGEVVVAFPAARLSAGPALMAAGLAPAEVVVATVTSNGVVKFGSTGSTPPVSPTPSERSLLSTGDENSTGGGGAGDAFGEMVTSPLTQLTLQASPVHILVKEERPAAAARAEGRDKDQMLLEKDKQIQELTRMLRQKQQLVEMLRLQLEQEKRAQHAAAPRAQVKREGGPSGCRLAAPDGLAVTVKQEAAPDDEPRSCLLTDASGTHVVLAVTKRDAEDPAQDDAPGRSGAGQSPPQGPPSPGPSPLLPFLVPPGLQSFFPNGFHKSSLKAGAAAPSSLPQKENGSSSQQMDDLFDILIQSGEISADFKESPSPSGKDPSPALPCPSPATPQPPPELPPALGGSPGPGRLEDFLESSTGLPLLPGGPEGPEPLPLIDDLHSQMLSSSAILDHPPSPMDTSELHFAPEPGAGLGLGLDLAEGHLDGMDWLEFSGGPVLGLAGAGSAGPSLFSTDFLDGHDLHLHWDSCL; this is encoded by the exons CTCTGAAAAGTCCGGCTGCGTTTCATGAACAGAGAAGGAGCTTGGAACGGGCCCGG ACGGAAGACTACTTGAAACGGAAGATCCGTTCCCGGCCGGAGAGATCCGAGCTGGTCAGGATGCACATTCTAGAAG AGACCTCGGCCGAACCTTCCCTTCAAGCCAAACAGCTGAAACTGAAGCGAGCCAGGCTGGCCGACGACCTCAACGAGAAGATCGCCCAGCGGCCGGGCCCCATGGAGCTGGTGGAGAAGAACATCCTTCCGGTGGAGTCAAGCCTGAAGGAGGCCATCATCG TGGGACAGGTCAATTATCCCAAAGTGGCCGACAACTCTTCTTTTGATGAGGACAGCAGTGATGCCCTGTCCCCTGAGCAGCCGGCCAGCCACGAGTCCCAGGGATCAGCACCATCCCCCCTGGAGGGCAGAGGCAGCGAGcccctggctgcctcagtttctttgtcccCGCCTCAG GTGGTGTCCCAGCTTCAGGTGTGCCCCGATTCCAGTGAACCTGCTTTCCTGGCAGAGCAACTGTCTCCTCTGCCGGCCCCACCTTTGATGCCACCCAGCCTCCCCAATGGAGGGGCTGCTCCCACTGCCAAGCCCACCCCGACACTCATTAAG CAAAGCCAGCCCAAGGGCCCGGGGGAGAAGCCCCCACGCAGCAAGAAGGCCAAGGAGCTGAAGCCCAAAGTGAAGAAGCTCAAGTACCACCAGTACATCCCCCCCGACCAGAAGCAGGACAAGGGGGCGCCCCCCATGGACTCCTCCTACGCCAAGAtcctgcagcagcagcagctcttCCTCCAGCTCCAGATCCTcaaccagcagcagcagcagcactaCAACTACCAGACCATCCTGCCCGCCCCCCCCAA GCCTGCGGGGGAGCCCCCGGGGGGCAGCAGCCCCGCCTCCCTGCGCACCCTCCCCGCGGCCGCCTCCGGCCCCCCCGGGCCCAGCCAGCTCGTGCGCCAGAGCTCCGTGAGCGGCAAGCCGGGCCCGCTGCCCGCCAACCTGGACGACATGAAG GTGGCCGAGCTGAAGCAGGAGCTGAAGCTGAGGGCGCTGCCCGTCTCGGGCACCAAGACGGACCTGATCGAGCGCCTGCGCGCCTACCAGGAGCACGCCGGGGGCCCCCCCAAGCCCGGGGCCGCCCCGATCCTGGCCAAGGCGGGGGAGGTGGTGGTGGCCTTCCCCGCCGCCCGGCTGAGCGCGGGGCCCGCCCTGATGGCGGCCGGCCTGGCCCCCGCCGAAGTGGTCGTGGCCACGGTGACCAGCAACGGGGTGGTGAAGTTCGGCAGCACCGGCTCGACGCCCCCCGTGTCCCCCACGCCGTCCGAGCGCTCCCTGCTCAGCACCGGCGACGAGAACTCGACGGGCGGCGGCGGCGCGGGCGACGCCTTCGGGGAGATGGTGACGTCGCCCCTGACGCAGCTCACGCTGCAGGCGTCCCCCGTGCACATCCTGGTGAAGGAGGAGAGGCCGGCGGCGGCGGCGCGGGCCGAGGGCCGCGACAAGGACCAGATGCTGCTGGAGAAGGACAAGCAGATCCAGGAGCTGACGCGCATGCTCAGGCAGAAGCAGCAGCTGGTGGAGATGCTGCGGCTGCAGCTGGAGCAGGAGAAGCGCGCCCAGCACGCCGCCGCCCCCCGGGCCCAGGTGAAGCGCGAGGGCGGCCCCTCCGGCTGCCGGCTGGCCGCCCCCGACGGCCTTGCCGTGACGGTGAAGCAGGAGGCGGCGCCCGACGACGAGCCCCGCAGCTGCCTCCTCACCGACGCCTCCGGGACCCACGTGGTCCTCGCCGTGACCAAGCGCGACGCCGAGGACCCGGCCCAGGACGACGCGCCCGGGAGGAGCGGCGCCGGCCAGAGCCCCCCCCAG GGTCCGCCCAGCCCGGGGCCGTCCCCGCTCCTGCCCTTCCTGGTGCCCCCCGGCCTGCAGTCCTTCTTCCCGAACGGCTTTCACAAGAGCAGCCTGAAAGCCGGTGCGGCCGCCCCCAGCAGCCTGCCCCAGAAG gAGAACGGCTCCTCGAGCCAGCAGATGGACGACCTCTTCGACATCCTCATTCAGAGCGGAG AAATCTCGGCGGACTTCAAGGAGTCTCCGTCCCCCTCCGGGAAGGATCCCAGCCCGGCCCTGCCCTGCCCGTCCCCGGCGACCCCCCAGCCCCCTCCGGAGCTGCCCCCGGCCCTGGGCGGCAGCCCCGGCCCCGGGCGCCTCGAGGACTTCCTGGAGAGCAGCACGGGGCTGCCCCTGCTGCCGGGCGGCCCGGAGGGCCCCGAGCCGCTGCCCCTCATCGACGACCTGCACAGCCAGATGCTCAGCAGCTCGGCCATCCTGGACCACCCGCCCTCCCCCATGGACACGTCGGAATTGCACTTTGCGCCCGAGCCCGGCGCCggcctgggcctgggcctggaCCTGGCCGAGGGCCACCTGGACGGCATGGACTGGCTCGAGTTCTCGGGGGGGCCCGTCCTGGGCCTGGCCGGCGCCGGCAGCGCCGGGCCCAGCCTCTTCTCCACGGACTTCTTGGACGGCCACGACCTGCACCTG
- the MRTFA gene encoding myocardin-related transcription factor A isoform X4, whose protein sequence is MLEEKTEVRPCAAGLLPLSGVGQDVDAAGCQDPYHSVREVLQLKLQQRRTREELVNQGIMPPLKSPAAFHEQRRSLERARTEDYLKRKIRSRPERSELVRMHILEETSAEPSLQAKQLKLKRARLADDLNEKIAQRPGPMELVEKNILPVESSLKEAIIVGQVNYPKVADNSSFDEDSSDALSPEQPASHESQGSAPSPLEGRGSEPLAASVSLSPPQVVSQLQVCPDSSEPAFLAEQLSPLPAPPLMPPSLPNGGAAPTAKPTPTLIKQSQPKGPGEKPPRSKKAKELKPKVKKLKYHQYIPPDQKQDKGAPPMDSSYAKILQQQQLFLQLQILNQQQQQHYNYQTILPAPPKPAGEPPGGSSPASLRTLPAAASGPPGPSQLVRQSSVSGKPGPLPANLDDMKVAELKQELKLRALPVSGTKTDLIERLRAYQEHAGGPPKPGAAPILAKAGEVVVAFPAARLSAGPALMAAGLAPAEVVVATVTSNGVVKFGSTGSTPPVSPTPSERSLLSTGDENSTGGGGAGDAFGEMVTSPLTQLTLQASPVHILVKEERPAAAARAEGRDKDQMLLEKDKQIQELTRMLRQKQQLVEMLRLQLEQEKRAQHAAAPRAQVKREGGPSGCRLAAPDGLAVTVKQEAAPDDEPRSCLLTDASGTHVVLAVTKRDAEDPAQDDAPGRSGAGQSPPQPSSEPSSPAALHAPPMDLDRQPPPLFEAAPGPGPLPPLVKKEPPGYEEAVKQQPKPREENGSSSQQMDDLFDILIQSGEISADFKESPSPSGKDPSPALPCPSPATPQPPPELPPALGGSPGPGRLEDFLESSTGLPLLPGGPEGPEPLPLIDDLHSQMLSSSAILDHPPSPMDTSELHFAPEPGAGLGLGLDLAEGHLDGMDWLEFSGGPVLGLAGAGSAGPSLFSTDFLDGHDLHLHWDSCL, encoded by the exons CTCTGAAAAGTCCGGCTGCGTTTCATGAACAGAGAAGGAGCTTGGAACGGGCCCGG ACGGAAGACTACTTGAAACGGAAGATCCGTTCCCGGCCGGAGAGATCCGAGCTGGTCAGGATGCACATTCTAGAAG AGACCTCGGCCGAACCTTCCCTTCAAGCCAAACAGCTGAAACTGAAGCGAGCCAGGCTGGCCGACGACCTCAACGAGAAGATCGCCCAGCGGCCGGGCCCCATGGAGCTGGTGGAGAAGAACATCCTTCCGGTGGAGTCAAGCCTGAAGGAGGCCATCATCG TGGGACAGGTCAATTATCCCAAAGTGGCCGACAACTCTTCTTTTGATGAGGACAGCAGTGATGCCCTGTCCCCTGAGCAGCCGGCCAGCCACGAGTCCCAGGGATCAGCACCATCCCCCCTGGAGGGCAGAGGCAGCGAGcccctggctgcctcagtttctttgtcccCGCCTCAG GTGGTGTCCCAGCTTCAGGTGTGCCCCGATTCCAGTGAACCTGCTTTCCTGGCAGAGCAACTGTCTCCTCTGCCGGCCCCACCTTTGATGCCACCCAGCCTCCCCAATGGAGGGGCTGCTCCCACTGCCAAGCCCACCCCGACACTCATTAAG CAAAGCCAGCCCAAGGGCCCGGGGGAGAAGCCCCCACGCAGCAAGAAGGCCAAGGAGCTGAAGCCCAAAGTGAAGAAGCTCAAGTACCACCAGTACATCCCCCCCGACCAGAAGCAGGACAAGGGGGCGCCCCCCATGGACTCCTCCTACGCCAAGAtcctgcagcagcagcagctcttCCTCCAGCTCCAGATCCTcaaccagcagcagcagcagcactaCAACTACCAGACCATCCTGCCCGCCCCCCCCAA GCCTGCGGGGGAGCCCCCGGGGGGCAGCAGCCCCGCCTCCCTGCGCACCCTCCCCGCGGCCGCCTCCGGCCCCCCCGGGCCCAGCCAGCTCGTGCGCCAGAGCTCCGTGAGCGGCAAGCCGGGCCCGCTGCCCGCCAACCTGGACGACATGAAG GTGGCCGAGCTGAAGCAGGAGCTGAAGCTGAGGGCGCTGCCCGTCTCGGGCACCAAGACGGACCTGATCGAGCGCCTGCGCGCCTACCAGGAGCACGCCGGGGGCCCCCCCAAGCCCGGGGCCGCCCCGATCCTGGCCAAGGCGGGGGAGGTGGTGGTGGCCTTCCCCGCCGCCCGGCTGAGCGCGGGGCCCGCCCTGATGGCGGCCGGCCTGGCCCCCGCCGAAGTGGTCGTGGCCACGGTGACCAGCAACGGGGTGGTGAAGTTCGGCAGCACCGGCTCGACGCCCCCCGTGTCCCCCACGCCGTCCGAGCGCTCCCTGCTCAGCACCGGCGACGAGAACTCGACGGGCGGCGGCGGCGCGGGCGACGCCTTCGGGGAGATGGTGACGTCGCCCCTGACGCAGCTCACGCTGCAGGCGTCCCCCGTGCACATCCTGGTGAAGGAGGAGAGGCCGGCGGCGGCGGCGCGGGCCGAGGGCCGCGACAAGGACCAGATGCTGCTGGAGAAGGACAAGCAGATCCAGGAGCTGACGCGCATGCTCAGGCAGAAGCAGCAGCTGGTGGAGATGCTGCGGCTGCAGCTGGAGCAGGAGAAGCGCGCCCAGCACGCCGCCGCCCCCCGGGCCCAGGTGAAGCGCGAGGGCGGCCCCTCCGGCTGCCGGCTGGCCGCCCCCGACGGCCTTGCCGTGACGGTGAAGCAGGAGGCGGCGCCCGACGACGAGCCCCGCAGCTGCCTCCTCACCGACGCCTCCGGGACCCACGTGGTCCTCGCCGTGACCAAGCGCGACGCCGAGGACCCGGCCCAGGACGACGCGCCCGGGAGGAGCGGCGCCGGCCAGAGCCCCCCCCAG CCCTCCTCCGAGCCCAGCTCCCCGGCGGCCCTCCACGCGCCCCCCATGGACCTGGACCGCCAGCCCCCGCCCCTGTTTGAGGCGGCCCCCGGGCCCGGCCCGCTGCCCCCCCTGGTGAAGAAAGAGCCCCCCGGCTACGAGGAGGCCGTCAAGCAGCAGCCCAAGCCCCGGGAG gAGAACGGCTCCTCGAGCCAGCAGATGGACGACCTCTTCGACATCCTCATTCAGAGCGGAG AAATCTCGGCGGACTTCAAGGAGTCTCCGTCCCCCTCCGGGAAGGATCCCAGCCCGGCCCTGCCCTGCCCGTCCCCGGCGACCCCCCAGCCCCCTCCGGAGCTGCCCCCGGCCCTGGGCGGCAGCCCCGGCCCCGGGCGCCTCGAGGACTTCCTGGAGAGCAGCACGGGGCTGCCCCTGCTGCCGGGCGGCCCGGAGGGCCCCGAGCCGCTGCCCCTCATCGACGACCTGCACAGCCAGATGCTCAGCAGCTCGGCCATCCTGGACCACCCGCCCTCCCCCATGGACACGTCGGAATTGCACTTTGCGCCCGAGCCCGGCGCCggcctgggcctgggcctggaCCTGGCCGAGGGCCACCTGGACGGCATGGACTGGCTCGAGTTCTCGGGGGGGCCCGTCCTGGGCCTGGCCGGCGCCGGCAGCGCCGGGCCCAGCCTCTTCTCCACGGACTTCTTGGACGGCCACGACCTGCACCTG
- the MRTFA gene encoding myocardin-related transcription factor A isoform X3 codes for MIRRGDSMQSSRKVLQLKLQQRRTREELVNQGIMPPLKSPAAFHEQRRSLERARTEDYLKRKIRSRPERSELVRMHILEETSAEPSLQAKQLKLKRARLADDLNEKIAQRPGPMELVEKNILPVESSLKEAIIVGQVNYPKVADNSSFDEDSSDALSPEQPASHESQGSAPSPLEGRGSEPLAASVSLSPPQVVSQLQVCPDSSEPAFLAEQLSPLPAPPLMPPSLPNGGAAPTAKPTPTLIKQSQPKGPGEKPPRSKKAKELKPKVKKLKYHQYIPPDQKQDKGAPPMDSSYAKILQQQQLFLQLQILNQQQQQHYNYQTILPAPPKPAGEPPGGSSPASLRTLPAAASGPPGPSQLVRQSSVSGKPGPLPANLDDMKVAELKQELKLRALPVSGTKTDLIERLRAYQEHAGGPPKPGAAPILAKAGEVVVAFPAARLSAGPALMAAGLAPAEVVVATVTSNGVVKFGSTGSTPPVSPTPSERSLLSTGDENSTGGGGAGDAFGEMVTSPLTQLTLQASPVHILVKEERPAAAARAEGRDKDQMLLEKDKQIQELTRMLRQKQQLVEMLRLQLEQEKRAQHAAAPRAQVKREGGPSGCRLAAPDGLAVTVKQEAAPDDEPRSCLLTDASGTHVVLAVTKRDAEDPAQDDAPGRSGAGQSPPQGPPSPGPSPLLPFLVPPGLQSFFPNGFHKSSLKAGAAAPSSLPQKPSSEPSSPAALHAPPMDLDRQPPPLFEAAPGPGPLPPLVKKEPPGYEEAVKQQPKPREENGSSSQQMDDLFDILIQSGEISADFKESPSPSGKDPSPALPCPSPATPQPPPELPPALGGSPGPGRLEDFLESSTGLPLLPGGPEGPEPLPLIDDLHSQMLSSSAILDHPPSPMDTSELHFAPEPGAGLGLGLDLAEGHLDGMDWLEFSGGPVLGLAGAGSAGPSLFSTDFLDGHDLHLHWDSCL; via the exons CTCTGAAAAGTCCGGCTGCGTTTCATGAACAGAGAAGGAGCTTGGAACGGGCCCGG ACGGAAGACTACTTGAAACGGAAGATCCGTTCCCGGCCGGAGAGATCCGAGCTGGTCAGGATGCACATTCTAGAAG AGACCTCGGCCGAACCTTCCCTTCAAGCCAAACAGCTGAAACTGAAGCGAGCCAGGCTGGCCGACGACCTCAACGAGAAGATCGCCCAGCGGCCGGGCCCCATGGAGCTGGTGGAGAAGAACATCCTTCCGGTGGAGTCAAGCCTGAAGGAGGCCATCATCG TGGGACAGGTCAATTATCCCAAAGTGGCCGACAACTCTTCTTTTGATGAGGACAGCAGTGATGCCCTGTCCCCTGAGCAGCCGGCCAGCCACGAGTCCCAGGGATCAGCACCATCCCCCCTGGAGGGCAGAGGCAGCGAGcccctggctgcctcagtttctttgtcccCGCCTCAG GTGGTGTCCCAGCTTCAGGTGTGCCCCGATTCCAGTGAACCTGCTTTCCTGGCAGAGCAACTGTCTCCTCTGCCGGCCCCACCTTTGATGCCACCCAGCCTCCCCAATGGAGGGGCTGCTCCCACTGCCAAGCCCACCCCGACACTCATTAAG CAAAGCCAGCCCAAGGGCCCGGGGGAGAAGCCCCCACGCAGCAAGAAGGCCAAGGAGCTGAAGCCCAAAGTGAAGAAGCTCAAGTACCACCAGTACATCCCCCCCGACCAGAAGCAGGACAAGGGGGCGCCCCCCATGGACTCCTCCTACGCCAAGAtcctgcagcagcagcagctcttCCTCCAGCTCCAGATCCTcaaccagcagcagcagcagcactaCAACTACCAGACCATCCTGCCCGCCCCCCCCAA GCCTGCGGGGGAGCCCCCGGGGGGCAGCAGCCCCGCCTCCCTGCGCACCCTCCCCGCGGCCGCCTCCGGCCCCCCCGGGCCCAGCCAGCTCGTGCGCCAGAGCTCCGTGAGCGGCAAGCCGGGCCCGCTGCCCGCCAACCTGGACGACATGAAG GTGGCCGAGCTGAAGCAGGAGCTGAAGCTGAGGGCGCTGCCCGTCTCGGGCACCAAGACGGACCTGATCGAGCGCCTGCGCGCCTACCAGGAGCACGCCGGGGGCCCCCCCAAGCCCGGGGCCGCCCCGATCCTGGCCAAGGCGGGGGAGGTGGTGGTGGCCTTCCCCGCCGCCCGGCTGAGCGCGGGGCCCGCCCTGATGGCGGCCGGCCTGGCCCCCGCCGAAGTGGTCGTGGCCACGGTGACCAGCAACGGGGTGGTGAAGTTCGGCAGCACCGGCTCGACGCCCCCCGTGTCCCCCACGCCGTCCGAGCGCTCCCTGCTCAGCACCGGCGACGAGAACTCGACGGGCGGCGGCGGCGCGGGCGACGCCTTCGGGGAGATGGTGACGTCGCCCCTGACGCAGCTCACGCTGCAGGCGTCCCCCGTGCACATCCTGGTGAAGGAGGAGAGGCCGGCGGCGGCGGCGCGGGCCGAGGGCCGCGACAAGGACCAGATGCTGCTGGAGAAGGACAAGCAGATCCAGGAGCTGACGCGCATGCTCAGGCAGAAGCAGCAGCTGGTGGAGATGCTGCGGCTGCAGCTGGAGCAGGAGAAGCGCGCCCAGCACGCCGCCGCCCCCCGGGCCCAGGTGAAGCGCGAGGGCGGCCCCTCCGGCTGCCGGCTGGCCGCCCCCGACGGCCTTGCCGTGACGGTGAAGCAGGAGGCGGCGCCCGACGACGAGCCCCGCAGCTGCCTCCTCACCGACGCCTCCGGGACCCACGTGGTCCTCGCCGTGACCAAGCGCGACGCCGAGGACCCGGCCCAGGACGACGCGCCCGGGAGGAGCGGCGCCGGCCAGAGCCCCCCCCAG GGTCCGCCCAGCCCGGGGCCGTCCCCGCTCCTGCCCTTCCTGGTGCCCCCCGGCCTGCAGTCCTTCTTCCCGAACGGCTTTCACAAGAGCAGCCTGAAAGCCGGTGCGGCCGCCCCCAGCAGCCTGCCCCAGAAG CCCTCCTCCGAGCCCAGCTCCCCGGCGGCCCTCCACGCGCCCCCCATGGACCTGGACCGCCAGCCCCCGCCCCTGTTTGAGGCGGCCCCCGGGCCCGGCCCGCTGCCCCCCCTGGTGAAGAAAGAGCCCCCCGGCTACGAGGAGGCCGTCAAGCAGCAGCCCAAGCCCCGGGAG gAGAACGGCTCCTCGAGCCAGCAGATGGACGACCTCTTCGACATCCTCATTCAGAGCGGAG AAATCTCGGCGGACTTCAAGGAGTCTCCGTCCCCCTCCGGGAAGGATCCCAGCCCGGCCCTGCCCTGCCCGTCCCCGGCGACCCCCCAGCCCCCTCCGGAGCTGCCCCCGGCCCTGGGCGGCAGCCCCGGCCCCGGGCGCCTCGAGGACTTCCTGGAGAGCAGCACGGGGCTGCCCCTGCTGCCGGGCGGCCCGGAGGGCCCCGAGCCGCTGCCCCTCATCGACGACCTGCACAGCCAGATGCTCAGCAGCTCGGCCATCCTGGACCACCCGCCCTCCCCCATGGACACGTCGGAATTGCACTTTGCGCCCGAGCCCGGCGCCggcctgggcctgggcctggaCCTGGCCGAGGGCCACCTGGACGGCATGGACTGGCTCGAGTTCTCGGGGGGGCCCGTCCTGGGCCTGGCCGGCGCCGGCAGCGCCGGGCCCAGCCTCTTCTCCACGGACTTCTTGGACGGCCACGACCTGCACCTG